From Pseudomonas arsenicoxydans:
GCCATTACATTTATGCGGACAACAACGGCGTGATCATCTCGCCCAGTCCGCTGAAAATGCCTGAATAAAGCTTTCCAACCCAGGGGTGAGGATGTTCGAGGAAGAAAACGCGCAGTGGGGGCTGGTGCATGCCCTGGTGCTGGACGGTAAAGGCGGTGCGCGTTCGATAGCCCGGACTGAACTCGACGATTTGCAGCTGCTGGCCCATGAAAGCCTTTGGTTGCACTGGGATCGGAGTCACCCGCAAACCCAGACGTGGCTGCGCAAATCCAGCGGTTTGAGTGAGTTCAGTTGTGACCTGCTGCTTGAAGAGAACACCCGGCCACGTCTTTTGCCACTGCCGGACTCCGAGTTGTTGCTGTTTCTGCGAGGGGTCAACCTGAACCCTGGCGCGGAACCGGAAGACATGGTCTCCGTGCGGATTTTCGCATCCGCCCAGCGGGTGATTTCTCTGCGCCTGCGTCCATTGCGCGCAACTGATGAACTGCTGGTGCAGCTCGCTGACGGCAAAGGGCCGAAAACTGCCTCTGAACTCATCCTTTATATGGCTCAGTACTTGACCAACAAGGTGCAGGATCTGGTCAGTTGCCTCTCGGAAGTGGTCGATGAGGAAGAAGAAAAACTGGATGCCGACGAACGGTATACACCCGAGCATGGCGCTGTTCTGCAGATCCGTCGCAGGGCTGCGGGACTGAAACGTTTCCTTGCGCCGCAGCGCGATATTTTCGGGCAACTGACGCGGATAAAATTGCCCTGGTTTGTCGACGATGATGGCGATTACTGGAACGAATTGAACAACAGCCTGACCCGCTACCTTGAGGAGCTGGAATTGACCCGGGAGCGGGTGGGGCTGGTCCTCGAGGCTGAAGATCGGCGTTTGAGCGTGCGCATGAATCGCACGATGTATCGTTTCGGGATCATCACCGGGATCTTTTTGCCGATGAGTTTTCTGACCGGTCTGCTGGGCATAAACGTCGGTGGGATTCCGTTCTCGTCCAACCCTTATGGCTTCCTGATCGCTTGCCTGATGATGATCACGGTGGCGCTCGGACAGTGGTGGTTATTCCGACGTTTGCGCTGGGTCTGAGGATGAGTCATGTGACCCGGGCAAATTTGGCCGCGTCTTTCACAGACATTACGAGAGGTGCGTATGCACGATCCGTTTGAACAGTCTTTGCGTGACATGCTGAACGCTTCGCCGTCCACCCGTGACGACGATGCGTGTCTGGGGCGTGTCCTGAAAACCGCCAACCGGCAGGTCGGCGCTGGTGATCTGTTCAGCCTGCTGGGCCGCTGGTTGCCCGCGCTGATGATTGCCCTCAACAACGGCTCGGCGCACATCTCGCCGGTTTCCCGTCACCGTAAACCTACCGCTCGCACTGCTGATAAGGCTGATTGAATATGGAACTTGATCTCTGGACTCAGAGCCTCGTCACTGCAATGACTGCGTTATGGACCAAGGTTGCCAACTTCATTCCGAACCTGTTCGGCGCACTGGTCGTGCTGCTGTTGGGTTTCGTCGTAGCGAAGCTATTGGACACGTTGCTGTCCAAGCTGCTTGCCAAGCTGGGCCTTGATCGCCTGATGGGCGGTACCGGTCTGACCAAATTGCTGTCCCGGGCCGGCCTGCAAGTGCCGATCTCGACCCTGATTGGCAAGATCGTTTATTGGTTCGTTTTGCTTATTTTCCTGGTTTCTGCCGCAGAATCCCTTGGACTTGAGCGAGTTTCAGCTACGCTGGATATGCTTGCGCTATATTTGCCAAAGGTATTCGGTGCCGCGCTGGTGCTGCTGGTAGGGGTTCTACTGGCGCAACTGGCCAATGGCCTGGTTCGCGGGGCAGCGGAAGGCGTAGGGCTCGATTACGCTTCGGGCTTGGGACGAATTGCCCAAGGCCTTGTGATCATCATCAGTATTTCAGTTGCAATCAGCCAGTTGGAGGTCAAAACTGACCTGCTCAACCATGTGATTGTGATCGTTTTGATTACCGTTGGTCTGGCCGTTGCGCTGGCCATGGGGTTGGGAAGCCGGGAAATTGCCGGTCAGATTCTTGCGGGAATCTATGTGCGGGAGTTGTACCAGGTTGGGCAACAAGTGCGTGTTGGCGAGGTCGAAGGTCAGATTGAGGAGATCGGCACGGTTAAAACCACGCTGCTGACCGATGAGGGCGAGCTGGTCTCTCTCTCCAATCGGATTCTGCTGGAACAGCACGTGAGTAGCCGCTAATCCGGCAAACCCTGCTAATGTATGCCGCCGCAAAGTGCCCGGTAAGGGCTGCGGCGGACATTGACCTGACTGTCGGCCCGACTTGTTTTGAATAAAGCTCAATCGCTCTCTACGCGCTACGACCCCCGCGAGCTCTCTGATGAGGAGTTGGTCGCGCGCTCGCATACCGAGCTGTTTCACGTAACCCGCGCCTATGAAGAGCTGATGCGGCGTTACCAGCGAACATTATTTAACGTCTGCGCACGATATCTAGGGAACGATCGCGACGCAGACGATGTCTGTCAGGAAGTGATGTTGAAGGTGCTGTATGGCCTGAAGAACTTTGAGGGGAAATCGAAGTTCAAGACCTGGCTCTACAGCATCACGTACAACGAATGCATCACACAGTATCGGAAGGAAAGGCGGAAGCGTCGCTTGATGGACGCTTTGAGTCTGGACCCCCTCGAGGAAGCGTCTGAAGAAAAGGCGCCGAAACCCGAGGATAAGGGTGGACTTGATCGCTGGCTGGTGTATGTGAACCCGATTGACCGTGAAATCCTGGTGCTACGTTTTGTCGCAGAGCTGGAATTTCAAGAGATCGCGGATATCATGCATATGGGTTTGAGTGCGACAAAAATGCGTTACAAACGTGCTCTAGATAAATTGCGTGAGAAATTTGCAGGCATTGCTGAAACTTAGTTCAGCGCAAATATCTCTTACGTGTAGGCAAGTTCTGATAGACTTGCCGCCGAGTTGTCCCCCGGTTTGCGGGACTGCTTCACAATCACCAGATGGGGATTTAACGGATGAAACTGAAAAACACCTTGGGCTTGGCCATTGGTACTCTTATTGCCGCTACTTCGTTCGGCGCTCTGGCACAAGGCCAAGGCGCAGTTGAAGGCGAGCTCAACTACGGGAAAAAGTACAACGACAGCATTAACAATGTTGAAGATGGCTACACTCCTGGCGCTTCCATCGGTTACTTCTTGACCGACGACGTGTCGTTGAACGCTACCTACAACGCTGATGACTACACCCGTTCGAACAACGGTACCGGTAATCAGAAAATCAAGGGCGACCAGTTCGGTCTGAACGCTCAGTACCACTTCAACAACGCTGGCGACGCT
This genomic window contains:
- a CDS encoding CrfX protein, whose product is MHDPFEQSLRDMLNASPSTRDDDACLGRVLKTANRQVGAGDLFSLLGRWLPALMIALNNGSAHISPVSRHRKPTARTADKAD
- the sigX gene encoding RNA polymerase sigma factor SigX codes for the protein MNKAQSLSTRYDPRELSDEELVARSHTELFHVTRAYEELMRRYQRTLFNVCARYLGNDRDADDVCQEVMLKVLYGLKNFEGKSKFKTWLYSITYNECITQYRKERRKRRLMDALSLDPLEEASEEKAPKPEDKGGLDRWLVYVNPIDREILVLRFVAELEFQEIADIMHMGLSATKMRYKRALDKLREKFAGIAET
- a CDS encoding zinc transporter ZntB, with protein sequence MFEEENAQWGLVHALVLDGKGGARSIARTELDDLQLLAHESLWLHWDRSHPQTQTWLRKSSGLSEFSCDLLLEENTRPRLLPLPDSELLLFLRGVNLNPGAEPEDMVSVRIFASAQRVISLRLRPLRATDELLVQLADGKGPKTASELILYMAQYLTNKVQDLVSCLSEVVDEEEEKLDADERYTPEHGAVLQIRRRAAGLKRFLAPQRDIFGQLTRIKLPWFVDDDGDYWNELNNSLTRYLEELELTRERVGLVLEAEDRRLSVRMNRTMYRFGIITGIFLPMSFLTGLLGINVGGIPFSSNPYGFLIACLMMITVALGQWWLFRRLRWV
- a CDS encoding mechanosensitive ion channel family protein, with amino-acid sequence MELDLWTQSLVTAMTALWTKVANFIPNLFGALVVLLLGFVVAKLLDTLLSKLLAKLGLDRLMGGTGLTKLLSRAGLQVPISTLIGKIVYWFVLLIFLVSAAESLGLERVSATLDMLALYLPKVFGAALVLLVGVLLAQLANGLVRGAAEGVGLDYASGLGRIAQGLVIIISISVAISQLEVKTDLLNHVIVIVLITVGLAVALAMGLGSREIAGQILAGIYVRELYQVGQQVRVGEVEGQIEEIGTVKTTLLTDEGELVSLSNRILLEQHVSSR